A genomic window from Oceanobacillus timonensis includes:
- a CDS encoding metalloregulator ArsR/SmtB family transcription factor — protein MQLDRIVHFHKTIGDKTRIRIISLLKSGPLHGQAIAGKLGLKPPTISHHLTKLKEIDVVYQRRDKNTIYFYLNKDKLERMAMEIIRIGSDDMFGKFDITNEEKAMVIRNFIDHQGRLKSLPAQRKKKLILLEYMLRGLENGKTYPEKEINEHIQQYHPDYATIRREFVMAHFMYRQDSMYELNPVDMWPV, from the coding sequence ATGCAATTAGATCGAATCGTTCATTTTCACAAAACCATTGGAGATAAAACTCGGATACGCATTATTAGCTTATTGAAATCAGGACCGCTTCATGGTCAAGCAATTGCAGGCAAGCTAGGATTAAAGCCACCAACCATTTCGCATCATTTAACAAAATTAAAAGAGATTGATGTGGTTTATCAACGACGCGATAAGAATACGATTTATTTTTATTTAAACAAAGACAAACTAGAACGTATGGCGATGGAGATTATTCGCATCGGGAGTGATGACATGTTCGGAAAGTTTGATATCACAAATGAAGAAAAAGCAATGGTTATTCGGAACTTCATCGATCATCAAGGAAGATTAAAGTCATTGCCCGCTCAAAGAAAGAAAAAGCTGATTCTCTTAGAATATATGCTGCGTGGTTTAGAAAACGGAAAAACATATCCAGAAAAAGAAATCAATGAACATATTCAGCAATATCATCCCGATTATGCAACGATTCGGCGTGAATTTGTGATGGCACATTTTATGTATCGCCAAGATAGCATGTATGAATTGAACCCGGTTGATATGTGGCCTGTTTAA
- a CDS encoding DUF6141 family protein → MKKEYNLVYREVQHPRQIWIWLPILLCAGIMWYSFIQQIIFDVPVGNNPTSNISMIISWFIFGVAIPIFTLGIKLVVEVRHDGIYVRFYPFPYKRFLFKDIYSYDIITYSSIKRFGGWGLHINTKGEKAYNIYGNKGMKLKLKYETVVIGTQQPDELEAAIQSVFNRQSSNQMKR, encoded by the coding sequence ATGAAGAAGGAATATAACCTTGTATATCGGGAAGTCCAGCATCCACGGCAAATTTGGATATGGCTGCCAATCTTATTGTGTGCCGGAATCATGTGGTATTCGTTCATTCAACAAATTATCTTTGATGTACCTGTAGGAAACAATCCAACCTCAAATATATCTATGATTATTTCTTGGTTTATTTTTGGAGTGGCGATTCCAATCTTTACATTAGGGATTAAGCTGGTAGTTGAAGTACGTCATGATGGCATTTATGTGCGCTTTTATCCGTTTCCGTATAAGCGATTTCTTTTTAAAGATATTTATAGTTATGACATTATCACTTATAGTTCCATAAAACGTTTTGGAGGCTGGGGATTGCATATAAATACGAAGGGTGAAAAAGCTTATAATATTTACGGAAATAAAGGAATGAAATTAAAATTAAAGTATGAAACTGTCGTTATTGGTACTCAACAACCGGATGAATTAGAAGCTGCCATACAATCCGTGTTTAATAGACAGTCTTCAAATCAGATGAAGAGATAA
- a CDS encoding helix-turn-helix transcriptional regulator → MQNRMKQLRQENGISQDKMAKMLGVSRQTIISIEKGRYNPSLPLAIQIARCFHTIVEDVFLLEEEE, encoded by the coding sequence ATGCAGAATCGAATGAAGCAATTAAGACAAGAAAATGGAATTTCTCAAGATAAAATGGCAAAAATGCTCGGCGTATCGCGGCAGACGATTATTTCAATTGAAAAGGGCCGTTATAACCCTTCATTGCCGCTTGCTATTCAAATTGCACGTTGTTTTCATACCATAGTGGAAGATGTTTTTCTTTTAGAAGAGGAAGAATAA